Proteins encoded together in one Lathamus discolor isolate bLatDis1 chromosome 3, bLatDis1.hap1, whole genome shotgun sequence window:
- the PDZK1IP1 gene encoding PDZK1-interacting protein 1 translates to MPACCLLLILLGLLLQPACCQEARGNLQPWLQGVIAVVVFLVLVAIAFMVNKFWCKEKVENVERVVSVEDKLDPVMSNGHEGKYISAAAGFRSKESQHAYENNVEPEERVITTAM, encoded by the exons atgcctgcctgctgcctgctcctcatcctcctggggctgctcctgcagcctgcctgctgccaggaAG cacGGGGCAATCTCCAGCCATGGTTGCAGGGTGTCATTGCAGTGGTTGTGTTTCTAGTCCTGGTGGCCATCGCTTTCATGGTCAATAAGTTCTGGTGCAAGGAGAAAGT GGAAAACGTCGAGAGGGTGGTAAGCGTTGAGGACAAGCTGGATCCTGTCATGTCCAATGGCCACGAAGGGAAATACATAAGTGCTGCTGCCGGCTTCAG GTCCAAAGAGAGCCAGCACGCCTATGAGAACAACGTGGAGCCTGAGGAGAGGGTGATCACCACTGCCATGTAG
- the LOC136011518 gene encoding cytochrome P450 4B1-like: MASLLDNIARPSAVVLQLSVVLGVVFVLLKVAQFYQKRKKLIKALEAFPGPPKHWLYGHNHLITTENVLNQFLLWGDEYPYAFPRWFGPVLPALIVHHPDYAKVIVSQTEHKPSVPYKFVTPWIGEGLLILEGAKWFQHRKLLTPAFHYDVLKTYVTLISDSVKVMLDKWEKKNTDRKSVELFQDVSLMTLDNILKCAFSYNANCQTESNSDYYIRAVYDLSYLLSNRIQNFSYKDVFYNLTRKGREFQDACKRAHAHTDKVIKERKMLFSSEKDYEKIQKKKHLDFLDILLCTKDANGVGLSDEDLRAEVDTFMFEGHDTTASGISWLLYCMSLYPEYQQRCREEIRGILGDRDTVEWEDLGKMTYTTMCVKESLRLFPPVPSVSRCLHKPVTFPDGRSLPAGCQVALNIFAIHRNRDVWEDPEVYDPLRFSPENSAQRHSHAFLPFSAGSRNCIGQQFAMNEMKVALALTLLRFELCPDPSNPPTLASQLILKSRSGVHVHLKKIR, from the exons ATGGCATCTCTGCTGGACAACATAGCCAGACCTTCTGCTGTCGTTCTGCAGCTGTCTGTGGTGCTTGGTGTAGTCTTTGTGCTGCTGAAGGTGGCCCAATTCTaccagaagaggaagaaactcATCAAAGCTCTGGAAGCATTCCCTGGTCCCCCGAAACACTGGCTCTATGGCCACAATCACCTG ATAACTACTGAAAATGTATTAAACCAGTTTTTGTTATGGGGAGATGAATATCCCTATGCCTTCCCAAGATGGTTTGGACCAGTCCTGCCTGCTCTAATAGTCCACCATCCTGACTACGCCAAAGTCATAGTTAGCCAAACGG aacaCAAGCCCAGTGTACCCTACAAATTCGTAACTCCCTGGATTG gggagggactcttgaTTTTGGAGGGAGCCAAATGGTTCCAGCATCGGAAGCTGCTCACCCCAGCTTTCCATTATGATGTGCTGAAAACTTATGTGACCCTGATATCAGACTCGGTCAAAGTGATGCTG GAtaaatgggaaaagaagaacACAGACAGGAAGTCAGTGGAGCTCTTTCAAGACGTCAGCTTGATGACACTAGACAACATCTTGAAGTGTGCCTTCAGTTATAATGCCAACTGCCAGACTGAGAG CAACTCAGACTATTATATCAGAGCTGTTTATGACCTGAGCTATCTCCTGAGCAATAGAATCCAGAATTTTTCTTACAAGGATGTCTTCTATAACTTGACTCGCAAAGGCCGGGAGTTTCAGGATGCCTGCAAGCGGGCCCATGCCCACACAG ATAAggtaataaaagaaagaaagatgttgTTCTCCAGTGAGAAGGACTATGAGAAGATCCAGAAGAAGAAACACCTGGATTTTCTGGACATTCTTCTTTGTACCAAG GATGCAAATGGAGTTGGGCTATCTGACGAAGACCTGCGGGCTGAGGTGGACACGTTCATGTTTGAGGGTCATGATACCACAGCCAGTGGGATCTCCTGGCTCTTGTACTGCATGTCATTATATCCAGAGTATCAGCAACGGTGCAGGGAGGAGATCCGGGGAATCTTGGGAGACCGAGATACTGTTGAGTG GGAGGACCTCGGGAAGATGACTTACACCACGATGTGTGTCAAAGAGAGCTTGCGCTTGTTCCCACCGGTTCCTTCCGTGTCCCGATGCTTGCATAAACCTGTCACATTTCCTGATGGACGCAGCTTGCCAGCAG GCTGCCAGGTTGCACTGAACATATTCGCAATTCACAGGAACCGGGATGTGTGGGAGGACCCCGAG GTCTATGATCCCCTGAGGTTTTCTCCAGAGAACTCAGCACAGAGGCATTCCCAtgctttcctgcctttctctgctggatCCAG GAACTGCATCGGGCAGCAGTTTGCCATGAATGAGATGAAGGTGGCGCTGGCCCTGACCCTGCTCCGCTTTGAGCTCTGCCCTGACCCATCCAACCCTCCCACACTGGCATCGCAGCTCATCCTCAAGTCCAGAAGTGGGGTCCATGTGCATCTGAAGAAGATCCGCTGA